Proteins found in one Fodinibius saliphilus genomic segment:
- a CDS encoding response regulator — protein MSSKSNGRILIVEDDLLLSMVEERLIQKLGHDVVGKAESGLEALDKVSELNPDVVIMDISLDGDLDGIETVQKIREESDVPVIYLSGSSDRYQYERAQKTGCVEFLTKPITGGDLKEPLSKALNGSVQNKAASAQPLNKTA, from the coding sequence ATGAGTAGCAAATCGAACGGTCGGATACTTATAGTAGAAGATGATTTACTTCTTTCAATGGTTGAGGAGCGGCTTATCCAAAAGTTAGGACATGATGTTGTGGGGAAAGCTGAAAGCGGCCTAGAAGCGTTAGATAAGGTTTCAGAACTCAATCCGGATGTGGTTATCATGGATATCTCATTGGATGGAGATCTAGACGGTATTGAAACAGTCCAAAAGATAAGAGAAGAATCGGATGTACCGGTTATTTACTTATCGGGGAGTTCAGATCGATATCAATATGAACGGGCCCAAAAAACAGGGTGTGTTGAATTTTTGACTAAGCCTATAACCGGGGGAGACTTAAAAGAACCATTGAGTAAGGCATTAAATGGGTCGGTGCAGAACAAAGCAGCTTCAGCACAACCCCTTAATAAAACAGCTTAG
- a CDS encoding histidine kinase dimerization/phosphoacceptor domain -containing protein: MQFIEKHRTIISLLLGGTLSIFVIIGWNIKEEGLKTSLNDKVSDTSHLIAQQFQDAISEDVDKLKNLKKRLEITNGSYFNYWNKDASLTIEQDSTFKFIEWINDSGIIKRVEPYIDNKEAIGLDITTLDYRYPDWSKARKDSLFNLTHWLELVQGDHAFLVDAPVYIQDQFHGTITAGIDPSPHFDKTLNTFDEYHVLIQDDRGNNFYSFGDSTGTAQLHEFRAIQKISFGDASNSVWIATITPNHLFKKANSTKSNTFSLILALVLCGLVSISFFFGLKSLAAENSLLKTNKRLRSLIDSSPLAICVINTHGIVTDFWNSAAENMFGWKSENVVGHLLPLIDEKEIEDFKELIQNSIKKGGLTNKEIIKERKDGSKGIFMLNIGMISGGEEMLVLLEDITEVKQYQQKIKKSLNEKEFLLTEIHHRVKNNLAIIVGLIDLQKDRISDEQIIPILNETQSRIHSISGVHELLYQADDFTEICLGEYVDKLLDKLQQTYQGTERPVLISKEIGSFGVNINQAVPLGLLINELITNSFKHAFSNTQIPKITLSIDQEDEVIKIHYQDNGEGLDQKVFEGKNSLGLNLVRTLIKQLGANYKLSSSNNPGFGIHLEFSVSGKGPHSNI; encoded by the coding sequence ATGCAGTTTATAGAAAAACACAGAACTATTATTTCACTTTTACTAGGCGGGACTCTCAGTATATTTGTAATTATTGGCTGGAACATAAAAGAAGAGGGGCTTAAGACCTCCCTAAACGATAAAGTATCTGACACCTCACATTTAATAGCACAGCAGTTTCAAGATGCTATTTCGGAAGATGTTGACAAATTAAAGAATCTCAAAAAACGACTGGAAATAACAAACGGTTCTTATTTCAACTATTGGAATAAAGACGCCTCGCTTACCATAGAACAAGATTCTACTTTCAAATTTATTGAGTGGATCAACGACTCGGGGATTATTAAACGTGTTGAACCTTACATTGATAACAAAGAAGCAATAGGACTGGATATCACCACACTTGATTATAGATATCCAGACTGGAGTAAAGCTCGTAAAGATTCTCTTTTCAACCTTACACATTGGTTAGAATTAGTGCAAGGTGATCATGCCTTTCTTGTTGACGCACCGGTGTATATTCAAGATCAGTTCCATGGTACTATTACAGCGGGTATAGACCCTTCGCCTCACTTTGATAAAACACTTAATACTTTTGATGAATACCATGTACTGATACAAGATGACAGAGGGAACAACTTTTATTCCTTTGGTGATTCCACAGGGACAGCACAACTGCACGAGTTCCGTGCTATTCAAAAGATATCATTTGGTGATGCAAGCAACAGCGTCTGGATAGCCACAATTACCCCTAATCATCTATTTAAAAAAGCAAATTCTACCAAATCCAATACTTTTTCTCTCATATTAGCCCTCGTGCTTTGTGGACTCGTTTCAATAAGTTTTTTCTTTGGATTAAAATCACTAGCCGCCGAAAACTCTCTCCTCAAAACTAATAAAAGGCTTCGGTCACTTATAGATTCCTCCCCGCTGGCTATTTGTGTTATTAATACCCATGGCATTGTTACGGATTTCTGGAATTCAGCTGCTGAAAATATGTTTGGGTGGAAAAGTGAAAACGTTGTCGGTCATTTATTACCTCTCATAGATGAAAAAGAAATTGAAGACTTTAAAGAACTTATCCAAAATAGCATTAAAAAAGGAGGACTTACCAATAAGGAGATTATTAAAGAACGAAAAGATGGCTCTAAAGGGATTTTTATGCTAAATATTGGGATGATTTCCGGAGGGGAAGAAATGCTCGTACTGCTTGAAGACATTACTGAAGTAAAACAATACCAGCAAAAAATTAAAAAATCTCTTAATGAAAAAGAGTTTCTGCTTACAGAAATTCACCACCGCGTAAAAAATAACTTAGCTATTATCGTTGGCCTTATTGACCTACAGAAAGATCGTATTTCTGATGAACAGATCATACCGATACTTAATGAAACTCAAAGCCGAATCCATTCAATTTCAGGGGTCCATGAATTATTATACCAGGCAGACGATTTCACTGAGATTTGTTTGGGTGAATATGTAGACAAACTTCTGGATAAGTTACAACAAACCTATCAAGGTACAGAACGCCCTGTTCTCATCTCAAAAGAAATTGGCAGCTTTGGCGTAAATATTAATCAGGCTGTACCTCTTGGCTTACTTATCAATGAACTTATTACCAACTCCTTTAAGCATGCCTTTTCAAACACCCAAATTCCCAAAATTACCCTTAGCATTGATCAAGAAGATGAGGTTATAAAAATTCATTACCAAGATAATGGAGAGGGCTTAGACCAAAAAGTATTTGAGGGAAAAAACTCATTAGGGCTAAACCTTGTCAGAACCCTAATAAAACAACTGGGAGCTAATTACAAACTTAGCAGTAGTAATAATCCAGGGTTTGGCATCCATCTTGAATTTTCCGTTAGTGGAAAGGGACCACATTCAAATATTTGA
- a CDS encoding DUF2235 domain-containing protein, whose amino-acid sequence MPKNIVILSDGTGQEGGVGHNTNVYKIFNIIEDRTEDQIVYYDPGLGTHDSGLLGMLSGFGISKNIKDCYRFLFENFEAGDKIFLIGFSRGAATVRSLSSLVHYFGILPKSRPDLITEAYEIYKVSNEERRKAQARRFIDKHHTMWARITFMGCFDTVSALGFPIQSVSVLLDQIPFFQHRFHNLRLSESVENAYHALAVDDKRKTFHPALWRSRVKDYQSLEQVWFPGMHTDVGGGYQEHALSDISLNWMCRKAVKHGLKMYDKERIQYEPDAVGIMHDSRSNGINKLYRKEVRYWPESRREVPVIHESVLKRAENRNYRPWILESDYEVESWQPFL is encoded by the coding sequence ATGCCTAAAAATATTGTCATACTATCTGATGGAACAGGCCAGGAGGGAGGTGTTGGTCATAATACGAATGTGTATAAGATCTTTAATATAATCGAAGACCGGACGGAGGATCAGATAGTATATTACGATCCCGGTTTGGGCACGCACGATTCGGGTTTGTTGGGTATGCTTTCAGGTTTTGGAATATCAAAAAACATTAAAGATTGTTATCGCTTTTTGTTTGAAAATTTTGAGGCAGGAGATAAGATTTTTTTGATTGGCTTTAGCAGAGGTGCAGCTACGGTACGCAGTTTGTCGAGTTTGGTCCATTATTTTGGGATACTACCCAAATCACGCCCCGATCTTATTACTGAAGCCTATGAGATCTATAAAGTAAGTAATGAAGAGCGCCGTAAGGCACAGGCTCGTCGTTTTATTGATAAGCACCACACAATGTGGGCACGTATTACTTTTATGGGATGTTTCGATACGGTATCAGCGTTGGGTTTTCCTATCCAGTCGGTGAGCGTACTTTTAGACCAAATACCTTTTTTTCAACATCGATTCCATAACCTTCGGCTTAGTGAAAGTGTAGAGAATGCTTACCATGCCTTAGCAGTTGATGATAAGCGTAAAACTTTTCACCCAGCTCTGTGGCGATCTCGTGTAAAAGACTATCAATCCTTAGAGCAGGTTTGGTTTCCCGGCATGCATACGGATGTGGGAGGCGGTTATCAAGAGCACGCTCTTTCTGATATTTCATTAAATTGGATGTGTAGAAAGGCTGTCAAGCATGGGTTAAAAATGTATGATAAGGAACGAATCCAATATGAACCCGATGCTGTTGGCATAATGCATGATTCAAGGAGTAATGGTATTAACAAACTATATCGAAAGGAGGTACGCTATTGGCCTGAGAGCAGGAGAGAGGTTCCGGTAATACATGAAAGCGTATTAAAACGTGCTGAAAATCGAAATTACCGGCCGTGGATTTTAGAATCAGACTATGAAGTTGAATCATGGCAACCATTCTTATAG
- a CDS encoding PAS domain S-box protein codes for MLKSLFRDNPSPMFILRKRTLDIMEVNEAAIETYGYDKPSFKDKKLTDLLSSDYASEYQSAEQIDTKAVHISGDHIHETAMGNLLPVKLLIQPLNYRQHDAYLVKAMLLKQTSDYQWVIDKTEQELSQHLANSPLGYIIWDDQFHLKKISPEITEWFDVTEDELIGEKPLALVLGQLEAHDFMEVKERIDALYKGRTNNNIMEFGVQTTDEETKYLKLYNSALKDQKGNLVSVLSLVENQTELITSIKLQDLQAEIIQNATDFVCLIGPDGNIKYLNPAGRRLMGVDEEFDISSTYIKKFFTDESYHRMVSTILPKAAERGSWKEELKLRTTNGDNIPVSTVISVHKNEGGEIEYYSTISRDISTEKRIISELRTKSQKLETAMESKEVGFWQYHVDEERIELDHDWLQEKLEYDEIDLSSYETWKELIHPDDWPEASQNFWDTVTGKIDGLQDELRLKKADGSYLWILSQAKATDHDEEGNVTKLSGIHLDIHEWKRE; via the coding sequence ATGCTCAAATCACTGTTTAGAGATAATCCTTCTCCAATGTTTATTCTCAGGAAAAGGACGTTGGATATTATGGAAGTTAATGAAGCAGCTATTGAGACCTATGGCTATGATAAACCTTCATTTAAGGATAAAAAATTAACGGATCTACTTTCATCTGATTACGCTTCCGAGTATCAATCCGCGGAGCAAATAGATACCAAAGCTGTGCATATCAGTGGCGACCACATCCATGAGACGGCGATGGGCAACCTACTACCGGTCAAACTATTGATTCAGCCCCTGAATTACAGGCAACATGATGCATATTTGGTTAAAGCGATGCTGTTAAAACAGACATCGGATTACCAATGGGTGATAGATAAAACAGAGCAAGAGTTGAGTCAGCATTTGGCCAACAGCCCGTTGGGATATATTATTTGGGACGACCAATTTCACCTTAAGAAAATATCCCCTGAAATCACCGAGTGGTTTGATGTTACCGAAGATGAGCTCATTGGTGAAAAACCCCTCGCCCTGGTCCTTGGCCAGTTAGAAGCCCATGACTTTATGGAGGTTAAAGAAAGAATTGATGCCCTTTATAAAGGGCGAACCAACAATAACATCATGGAATTTGGGGTACAAACTACTGATGAAGAAACCAAATACCTGAAACTCTACAACTCTGCCCTCAAAGATCAAAAAGGTAATTTGGTTTCGGTTTTGTCACTTGTTGAAAATCAGACAGAACTGATAACCTCTATTAAACTACAGGATTTACAAGCTGAAATCATTCAAAATGCCACCGACTTTGTCTGTCTGATTGGACCTGATGGCAATATCAAATACCTTAATCCTGCCGGTCGAAGATTAATGGGGGTTGATGAAGAGTTCGATATTAGCTCTACTTATATTAAAAAGTTTTTTACAGATGAATCGTACCATCGTATGGTAAGTACAATACTTCCTAAAGCAGCAGAACGAGGATCCTGGAAAGAAGAGCTGAAATTACGAACTACTAATGGGGATAATATCCCAGTCTCTACCGTTATCTCTGTTCATAAAAATGAGGGTGGAGAAATTGAATATTACTCTACTATTAGCAGAGATATAAGTACAGAAAAAAGAATTATCTCGGAACTCCGTACCAAAAGCCAAAAGCTTGAAACAGCCATGGAAAGTAAAGAAGTTGGCTTTTGGCAGTACCATGTTGATGAAGAGCGTATTGAGCTTGATCACGACTGGCTTCAGGAAAAGCTTGAGTATGATGAAATCGACTTAAGCAGTTATGAAACCTGGAAAGAACTTATTCATCCCGATGACTGGCCCGAGGCATCACAAAATTTTTGGGACACCGTAACTGGGAAGATTGATGGTTTACAAGATGAACTGCGTCTAAAAAAAGCAGACGGAAGTTATCTCTGGATATTAAGCCAGGCAAAAGCAACGGACCACGATGAAGAGGGCAATGTTACCAAACTCAGTGGTATCCATCTTGATATCCATGAATGGAAAAGAGAATAA
- a CDS encoding 3-phosphoglycerate dehydrogenase family protein produces the protein MKVFVADKLPQQAIDELKKLGLDVEFDPTVSSSDLEQGLDDTDILIVRSTELTETFIQNSPRLMLIIRAGAGVNTIDIEAASNAGIYVANCPGQNSIAVAELTMGLILSLDRYIADNVSDFREGIWNKKDYGKADGLFGKTLGIIGVGQIGQEVIKRARSFGLDIMAWSRSLTPEIAEEMEVVYAESVEEVASECDILSVHLAMTPDTKGIISKKVLSLLKDGAFFINTARAGVVDEDALYEELKSGRIKAGLDLIEDEPEYKQGEVESRFQELDNVYLTHHIGASTKQAQLAVASDAVDIVHGYLQKGEVRNWLNRCAHTDAPWKLVVRHFDKPGVIANVMNELKNADINAQELENVIFEGKKTACCTIQLDAKPSDETFNNIKTRHDEVISAMLLES, from the coding sequence ATGAAAGTTTTTGTTGCCGATAAACTGCCACAGCAAGCTATTGATGAACTAAAGAAACTGGGGCTGGATGTTGAGTTTGATCCTACTGTATCAAGCAGTGATCTTGAGCAGGGGTTGGATGACACTGATATTTTGATTGTCCGTTCAACAGAGCTCACCGAAACCTTTATTCAAAATAGTCCGCGGTTGATGCTGATTATTCGTGCCGGTGCGGGTGTAAATACCATAGATATTGAAGCGGCCAGCAATGCGGGTATTTATGTAGCAAACTGTCCCGGACAAAATTCTATTGCTGTTGCCGAACTTACAATGGGACTTATCTTGTCACTTGATCGTTATATCGCTGATAATGTGAGTGACTTCCGGGAGGGTATCTGGAACAAGAAAGACTACGGTAAGGCCGATGGGCTTTTCGGGAAAACGCTGGGTATTATCGGAGTGGGACAAATTGGACAGGAAGTGATAAAAAGGGCAAGGTCTTTTGGGTTGGATATTATGGCTTGGTCTCGTTCTTTGACGCCTGAAATTGCCGAGGAAATGGAGGTCGTTTATGCTGAAAGTGTGGAGGAGGTTGCCAGTGAATGCGATATCCTGAGTGTCCACCTTGCTATGACGCCCGACACTAAAGGTATAATTTCTAAAAAGGTACTCTCCCTGCTTAAAGATGGTGCTTTCTTTATCAATACGGCGCGGGCGGGGGTAGTGGATGAAGATGCTCTCTACGAAGAGTTGAAGTCGGGACGTATTAAGGCCGGTCTCGACTTAATTGAAGATGAGCCGGAATACAAACAGGGGGAGGTAGAAAGTCGGTTTCAGGAACTGGATAATGTTTACCTAACACACCACATAGGGGCCAGTACCAAACAGGCACAGCTTGCCGTAGCCTCCGATGCCGTAGATATTGTTCACGGATATCTGCAGAAGGGTGAGGTTAGGAATTGGCTAAACCGTTGTGCTCACACCGATGCACCGTGGAAGTTGGTAGTTCGTCATTTCGATAAGCCCGGCGTTATTGCCAATGTAATGAACGAGCTGAAAAATGCAGATATTAATGCTCAAGAGCTCGAAAACGTCATATTTGAAGGTAAAAAGACAGCCTGTTGTACTATCCAGCTTGATGCCAAACCTTCTGACGAGACCTTCAACAATATTAAGACGCGACACGACGAGGTGATCAGCGCTATGTTGTTGGAGAGTTAG